In Geobacillus kaustophilus, a genomic segment contains:
- a CDS encoding nucleobase:cation symporter-2 family protein yields MKMKWWQVGSLGIQHVLAMYAGAIVVPLIVGGALHLTSEQLTYLVAIDLLTCGIATFLQAWKNKWFGIGLPVMLGCTFTAVGPMIAIGGQYGMPAVYGAILCAGAVVVLISPYFGKLRTLFPPVVTGSVVTVIGLTLIPAAVNNMAGGQGAKDFGDPANLALSFGVLALIIVLYRCFKGFIRSIAILLGMAAGTATAAMMGKVNWTAVAEASWVHWPQPFYFGVPSFHGPAVFTMVLVAIVSLVESTGVYFALSDICRRRLTDDDLAGGYRAEGLAIIIGGLLNAFPYTTYSQNVGLVQLSGVKTRSVIYAAAAFLVLLGFVPKIAAVATIIPAPVLGGAMLAMFGMVIAYGVKMLSQVDLTSQENLLVIACSVGVGLGVTAVPNLFAELPTGLRILTDSGIVAGSMTAIILNAVFHFGKARKSAALPLQEQKIS; encoded by the coding sequence ATGAAGATGAAATGGTGGCAAGTTGGGTCGCTCGGCATCCAACATGTATTGGCCATGTACGCCGGGGCGATCGTCGTTCCGCTCATCGTCGGTGGGGCGCTGCATTTAACGAGCGAGCAGCTGACGTATTTAGTGGCCATTGACTTATTGACGTGCGGCATTGCGACGTTTTTGCAAGCGTGGAAAAACAAGTGGTTTGGCATCGGCTTGCCAGTTATGCTTGGCTGCACATTTACGGCGGTCGGGCCGATGATTGCTATTGGTGGACAGTATGGGATGCCGGCGGTGTATGGGGCGATCCTTTGCGCCGGAGCGGTTGTGGTGCTCATCAGTCCGTATTTTGGCAAATTGCGGACGTTGTTTCCGCCAGTTGTCACCGGTTCGGTCGTGACCGTCATTGGCTTGACGCTCATCCCGGCAGCGGTGAACAATATGGCCGGCGGGCAAGGGGCGAAAGACTTTGGTGATCCGGCTAACTTGGCGCTGTCGTTTGGCGTGCTTGCGCTCATTATCGTGTTGTACCGCTGCTTCAAAGGGTTCATTCGTTCCATTGCCATTTTGCTCGGCATGGCAGCTGGCACGGCAACAGCGGCCATGATGGGAAAAGTGAACTGGACAGCGGTCGCTGAGGCATCGTGGGTTCATTGGCCGCAGCCGTTTTACTTCGGCGTCCCGTCGTTTCATGGGCCCGCTGTTTTCACAATGGTGCTCGTCGCGATCGTCAGCCTTGTCGAATCGACCGGCGTCTACTTCGCTTTATCCGACATTTGCCGCCGGCGGCTGACGGATGATGATTTGGCGGGCGGCTACCGCGCCGAGGGATTGGCTATCATCATCGGCGGGCTGCTGAACGCGTTTCCGTACACGACGTACTCGCAAAACGTCGGTCTTGTTCAACTATCGGGCGTGAAAACGCGCAGCGTCATTTACGCCGCGGCGGCGTTCCTCGTTTTGCTTGGGTTCGTGCCGAAAATCGCCGCGGTGGCGACGATCATACCAGCACCGGTTTTAGGCGGGGCGATGCTCGCGATGTTCGGCATGGTCATTGCCTACGGTGTAAAAATGTTAAGCCAAGTTGACCTAACGTCACAAGAAAACTTGCTGGTCATCGCCTGCTCGGTCGGCGTGGGGCTTGGAGTGACGGCGGTGCCGAACTTGTTTGCCGAGCTGCCGACCGGCTTGCGCATTTTAACCGACAGCGGCATCGTCGCCGGCAGCATGACCGCCATCATCTTAAACGCCGTCTTCCATTTCGGTAAGGCAAGAAAATCGGCTGCACTGCCGCTGCAGGAACAAAAAATCTCATAA
- a CDS encoding YpbS family protein has translation MSEVHHAITAHVQKQHAILKQFAMLDAERERLIDEAVERCRCGASFTVDGINEVTKRMNELAKSGLVPARRYVTPEMVCEYVSRLEGKERS, from the coding sequence TTGAGCGAAGTGCATCACGCGATCACTGCCCATGTGCAAAAACAACATGCCATCTTGAAGCAATTTGCTATGCTCGACGCCGAGCGCGAGCGGCTCATCGACGAAGCGGTTGAGCGGTGCCGCTGCGGCGCGTCGTTTACGGTTGATGGGATCAATGAAGTGACGAAGCGGATGAACGAACTGGCCAAAAGCGGCCTCGTGCCGGCGCGCCGGTACGTGACGCCGGAGATGGTGTGCGAGTACGTGAGCCGGCTTGAAGGGAAAGAGCGATCGTGA
- a CDS encoding type III polyketide synthase: MPVLLSVGTARMPYTAAQDEVKQHVAGLFAGRMARAERLLQAFDNSGIHTRAFVQPLAWYSVPRGFGEKNGVYIDRAVRYSGEAVNDCLRKASSGPILHEEIDALFYISTTGLSTPSIEARLMNVLPFSPHAVRVPIWGLGCAGGAAGLARAADYCRAFPNAKALVIAVEFCSLTFQPNDWSKRNVIGTSLFSDGVACLLVAGDGAASAAGAPRVIAARSVLMPGSEDVMGWDVRDEGLFVIFSKDIPAIVRSWLRPQVESFLQEHGLGLGDLHYFIAHPGGRKVIEAYEEAFGFGPEQTKAARDVLARYGNMSSATVYFVLEQMTRQPLAPGYGLLVALGPGFSAEMVLLQWEG; encoded by the coding sequence ATGCCGGTTCTTTTATCCGTCGGCACAGCAAGGATGCCGTATACGGCCGCCCAAGACGAGGTGAAGCAGCATGTCGCCGGGCTGTTCGCCGGGCGAATGGCGCGTGCGGAGCGGCTGCTGCAGGCATTTGACAACAGCGGCATCCATACGCGCGCTTTTGTTCAGCCGCTTGCCTGGTACAGCGTGCCGCGCGGCTTTGGAGAAAAAAACGGGGTGTATATCGACCGCGCCGTCCGCTACAGCGGTGAGGCAGTCAACGACTGTTTGCGCAAGGCTTCGTCCGGCCCTATTTTGCATGAGGAGATCGATGCGCTGTTTTACATCTCAACGACGGGACTGTCGACACCGAGCATTGAGGCGCGGCTGATGAATGTATTGCCGTTCTCCCCTCATGCCGTAAGAGTGCCGATTTGGGGGCTCGGTTGTGCGGGAGGAGCGGCAGGGCTCGCCCGGGCAGCCGACTATTGCCGGGCGTTTCCGAATGCCAAGGCGCTTGTGATCGCCGTTGAGTTTTGCAGTTTGACGTTTCAACCCAATGATTGGTCCAAACGCAATGTGATCGGTACGTCGCTTTTTTCCGACGGCGTAGCGTGCTTGCTTGTGGCCGGCGACGGAGCGGCGTCGGCAGCCGGCGCACCGCGTGTCATCGCCGCCCGCTCGGTGCTCATGCCCGGCTCGGAAGACGTGATGGGTTGGGATGTTCGTGACGAAGGTTTGTTTGTCATCTTTTCAAAAGACATTCCGGCAATCGTTCGTTCTTGGCTGCGCCCGCAAGTCGAGTCGTTTTTGCAGGAACATGGGTTAGGGCTTGGGGATCTTCATTATTTCATCGCCCACCCGGGCGGGAGGAAAGTCATTGAAGCGTACGAGGAGGCGTTCGGATTTGGTCCGGAACAGACAAAAGCCGCTAGAGACGTGCTCGCCCGCTACGGCAACATGTCGTCGGCCACTGTGTATTTTGTGCTCGAGCAGATGACGCGGCAGCCGCTTGCGCCCGGGTACGGGCTGCTTGTCGCCCTTGGCCCGGGCTTTAGCGCGGAGATGGTGCTGCTTCAATGGGAGGGATGA
- a CDS encoding isoprenylcysteine carboxyl methyltransferase family protein yields the protein MIVRFLFVFLAVAGMRVIELRLAKRNEQYVKALGAREFGARHYPLIVLMHVGFFLSLAVEALRKGARPSRRWPLLFPLFLVVQGLRVWTIGSLGRFWNTKILIVPNGQVVKKGPYRWIRHPNYLVVAFEIALLPLLFEAHITAIVFSLLNALLLSVRINVEEQALAAFTDYREAFRARPRFWPKIFGTLRPS from the coding sequence ATGATCGTGCGGTTTCTGTTCGTGTTTTTGGCGGTTGCCGGCATGCGCGTCATTGAGCTTCGGCTTGCAAAACGGAACGAACAGTATGTGAAAGCGCTCGGGGCGCGGGAGTTCGGCGCTCGCCATTACCCGTTGATCGTATTGATGCATGTCGGTTTCTTTTTGTCGTTGGCTGTTGAGGCGCTTCGAAAAGGCGCGCGCCCGTCGCGCCGCTGGCCGCTCTTGTTTCCGCTTTTTCTTGTCGTGCAAGGGCTGCGCGTATGGACAATTGGATCGCTCGGCCGTTTTTGGAATACGAAAATTTTGATCGTGCCAAACGGCCAAGTAGTGAAAAAAGGGCCGTACCGATGGATCCGCCACCCCAACTATCTCGTCGTGGCTTTCGAGATCGCCCTGTTGCCGCTGTTGTTCGAAGCACATATAACCGCTATCGTGTTTTCGCTTCTCAATGCACTTTTGCTGTCCGTTCGCATCAATGTTGAGGAACAGGCGTTGGCGGCGTTCACGGACTATCGGGAAGCGTTCCGCGCCCGGCCGCGCTTTTGGCCAAAGATTTTCGGAACGCTGCGGCCCTCTTAA
- a CDS encoding cytochrome c oxidase subunit 2A: protein MAKTAEAARQTKQEKEPALKGTLASVFLLGFFIIFAWVSVYLLFLHRL, encoded by the coding sequence ATGGCAAAAACAGCTGAAGCGGCCCGGCAAACGAAACAGGAAAAAGAGCCGGCGCTCAAAGGCACGCTGGCATCCGTGTTTTTGCTTGGCTTTTTCATCATTTTTGCCTGGGTCAGCGTCTACTTGTTATTTTTGCACCGCCTGTAA
- a CDS encoding sulfurtransferase, translating to MESLVSHEWLLRHLHDENTRILDCRFWLGDPAKGAAVYQEDHIPGAVYMNLERDLSGPVGEHGGRHPLPSAEQAADVFSRVGIDETVTVVAYDDQDGAMAARCWWLLRYFGHVHAYVLDGNYSEWKKKGHPVTNVVPAVASRLFRPHPDRSWLATVEDVRAAVRDRSAVLIDSREWNRYAGLEEPIDRRAGRIPGAVHRFWKDGMTEGGYWKSAVEQAARFADFDRGQPLIVYCGSGVTACPNVLALHEAGYCNVRLYVGSFSDWISYPDHPIETGDPSSDA from the coding sequence ATGGAGTCGCTTGTTTCCCATGAATGGCTCCTTCGCCATTTGCACGACGAAAACACGCGCATTCTTGATTGTCGGTTTTGGCTTGGCGATCCTGCGAAAGGAGCGGCCGTTTACCAGGAAGATCATATTCCTGGCGCCGTGTATATGAACTTGGAACGCGACTTGTCGGGCCCAGTCGGAGAGCACGGCGGCCGCCACCCGCTTCCGTCAGCCGAGCAAGCGGCGGACGTGTTCAGCCGGGTCGGCATCGATGAAACGGTGACCGTTGTCGCTTACGACGACCAAGACGGGGCGATGGCGGCGCGTTGCTGGTGGCTGCTTCGCTATTTCGGCCATGTCCACGCATACGTATTGGACGGCAATTATAGTGAATGGAAAAAGAAAGGGCATCCGGTGACGAATGTCGTCCCTGCTGTGGCGTCCCGCCTGTTTCGGCCGCATCCGGATCGGTCATGGCTGGCGACGGTTGAGGATGTGCGCGCCGCCGTCCGCGACCGCTCAGCCGTGCTCATTGATTCGCGTGAATGGAATCGATATGCCGGCCTGGAAGAACCGATCGACCGCCGAGCCGGCCGCATCCCAGGAGCGGTGCACCGGTTTTGGAAAGACGGAATGACGGAAGGCGGCTACTGGAAAAGCGCTGTCGAGCAGGCGGCTCGGTTTGCCGATTTTGACCGTGGGCAGCCGTTGATCGTTTACTGTGGTTCCGGCGTCACCGCCTGCCCGAACGTGTTGGCGCTCCACGAAGCTGGCTACTGCAACGTTCGGCTGTACGTCGGCAGTTTCAGCGACTGGATTTCCTATCCGGACCACCCGATTGAAACGGGTGACCCGTCATCCGATGCTTAG
- a CDS encoding xanthine phosphoribosyltransferase, with protein MRELLEKIAAEGEVATDGVLKVDRFLNHQVDPQLMKRIGEEFADRFRDERPTKVLTLESSGISPALMAAYELGIPLVVARKRRPLTMTGDVYRTEVYSFTKQEANEIIVSRSLLGCGDRVLIIDDFLANGQAALGMAEIIEQAGADMVGIGIVIEKAFQDGGRLLRSRGFRVVSLARIASLDGGAIQFADEVMIR; from the coding sequence ATGCGTGAGTTGCTTGAGAAAATCGCCGCTGAAGGGGAGGTCGCCACGGACGGGGTGCTGAAAGTCGACCGGTTTTTAAACCATCAAGTGGATCCTCAGCTGATGAAGCGAATCGGCGAGGAGTTTGCCGATCGGTTTCGCGACGAGCGGCCGACGAAAGTATTGACGCTCGAGTCGTCCGGCATCAGCCCGGCGCTTATGGCCGCCTATGAACTCGGCATTCCGCTTGTCGTTGCCCGCAAGCGGCGGCCGTTGACGATGACCGGCGACGTGTACCGCACGGAAGTATACTCCTTTACAAAGCAAGAGGCAAATGAAATCATCGTTTCTCGCTCGCTGCTCGGCTGCGGCGACCGGGTGCTGATCATTGATGATTTTTTAGCCAACGGCCAAGCGGCGCTCGGAATGGCAGAGATCATCGAGCAAGCGGGGGCTGATATGGTCGGCATCGGTATTGTCATTGAAAAAGCGTTTCAAGACGGCGGCCGGCTGCTTCGTTCGCGGGGCTTCCGTGTTGTGTCGCTCGCCCGCATCGCATCGCTTGATGGTGGCGCCATTCAATTTGCTGACGAGGTGATGATTCGATGA
- a CDS encoding carboxypeptidase M32, whose protein sequence is MKPIEAQFLQYVKKMTGYREAIGLMYWDLRTGAPKKGVEQRSEVIGMLSEEVFRMSTSEEMAAFIAKLSPKAVYEQLDDVTKKTLDECKKEYERNKKIPADEYKEFVVLCSKAESVWEEAKAAADFARFRPYLEQIIEFQRRFIHYWGYEGHPYNTLLDQYEPGMTVDLLDELFSRLRERIVPLVHAISVASDKPDTSFLFAPFPKEKQRAFLLELLKELGYDFGKGRLDETVHPFAIGLNPNDVRITTRYDERDFRTAVFGTIHECGHALYEQHISEALVGTPLASGASMGIHESQSLFFENMIGRHYAFWKRHYPRLQQYAPTQFADVSLDAFYRAINEAKPSLIRIEADELTYPLHIIIRYEIEKQLFAGKIEAADLPDAWNEKYEQYLGIRPHNDAVGVLQDVHWSGGSFGYFPSYALGYMYAAQFKQAMEKELDVAGLLEEGNIAPIREWLTVHIHQFGKMKKPLELVRDATGETLKADYLIQYLEEKYKALYRL, encoded by the coding sequence GTGAAACCAATCGAAGCGCAGTTTTTGCAATACGTGAAAAAAATGACGGGCTACCGCGAAGCGATTGGCCTCATGTATTGGGATTTGCGGACTGGCGCCCCGAAAAAAGGGGTCGAGCAACGATCAGAAGTGATCGGCATGCTGTCAGAAGAAGTGTTTCGCATGTCAACATCTGAGGAGATGGCAGCATTTATCGCCAAGCTGTCGCCCAAAGCGGTCTACGAGCAACTGGATGACGTGACAAAGAAAACGCTTGATGAATGCAAAAAAGAATACGAGCGCAATAAAAAAATTCCAGCGGATGAATACAAAGAGTTTGTCGTGCTTTGTTCCAAAGCGGAAAGCGTTTGGGAAGAAGCGAAAGCGGCTGCTGATTTCGCCCGGTTTCGCCCATATTTGGAGCAAATCATCGAGTTTCAGCGCCGCTTTATCCATTATTGGGGGTATGAAGGACACCCGTACAATACGCTGCTTGATCAATACGAGCCGGGCATGACCGTCGATTTGCTTGATGAGCTGTTCAGCCGCCTGCGCGAACGCATCGTCCCGCTTGTGCACGCCATTTCCGTCGCGTCCGACAAGCCGGACACGTCCTTTTTGTTCGCGCCGTTTCCAAAAGAAAAGCAGCGCGCTTTTCTGCTTGAGTTGCTTAAAGAGCTCGGCTATGATTTTGGCAAGGGGCGGCTTGATGAGACGGTCCATCCATTTGCGATCGGGCTCAACCCGAACGATGTGCGCATTACGACGCGCTACGACGAGCGCGACTTCCGCACCGCAGTGTTTGGCACGATCCATGAATGCGGCCATGCGCTGTATGAACAGCACATTTCCGAGGCGCTTGTCGGCACGCCGCTTGCAAGCGGGGCGTCGATGGGTATTCATGAATCGCAGTCGCTCTTTTTTGAAAATATGATTGGACGCCACTACGCGTTTTGGAAGCGCCACTACCCACGCCTGCAGCAATACGCGCCCACGCAGTTCGCCGATGTTTCGCTTGATGCGTTTTACCGGGCGATCAATGAAGCGAAGCCGTCGCTCATTCGCATTGAAGCCGATGAATTGACGTACCCGCTTCATATCATCATCCGCTACGAAATCGAAAAACAGCTGTTTGCCGGGAAGATTGAAGCGGCCGACTTGCCGGATGCATGGAATGAGAAATATGAACAATACCTTGGCATCCGCCCGCACAACGATGCGGTCGGCGTCTTGCAGGACGTCCATTGGTCTGGCGGCAGCTTCGGCTATTTCCCCTCGTATGCGCTCGGCTATATGTATGCGGCGCAATTCAAGCAAGCGATGGAAAAAGAGTTGGATGTAGCTGGGCTGCTTGAAGAGGGGAACATCGCACCGATCCGTGAATGGCTGACCGTTCATATCCACCAGTTTGGAAAAATGAAAAAGCCGCTCGAACTTGTGCGCGATGCGACGGGTGAAACGCTGAAAGCCGATTATCTTATTCAATATTTAGAAGAAAAATATAAGGCGCTTTATCGATTATAG
- a CDS encoding cytochrome c oxidase subunit II, producing the protein MHIHKYEKIWLVFGIGCLIVFLTVVGVSAFAAGQQPPSCLTTIDPEKVDSTPPFDHPGLVKKGDKEYELNIVVAAFSFTPNAIEIPKGAKVTINVTSKDVIHGFEIPGTNVNMMVEPGYVNSLTTTFDKPGEYTILCNEYCGAGHHMMTARIKVVE; encoded by the coding sequence ATGCACATCCATAAGTATGAAAAAATTTGGCTTGTGTTTGGCATCGGCTGTTTGATCGTCTTTTTGACAGTCGTCGGCGTAAGCGCCTTCGCCGCCGGACAGCAGCCGCCGAGCTGCCTGACGACGATCGATCCAGAAAAAGTCGATTCGACCCCGCCGTTTGATCATCCGGGGCTCGTCAAAAAAGGAGACAAGGAATACGAGTTGAACATCGTCGTCGCCGCGTTTTCTTTTACACCGAATGCGATCGAAATTCCAAAAGGAGCGAAAGTGACGATCAACGTCACTTCGAAAGACGTCATCCACGGATTTGAAATCCCGGGAACGAACGTGAACATGATGGTCGAACCCGGTTATGTGAACAGCTTAACAACCACGTTTGACAAACCGGGCGAATATACGATTCTTTGCAACGAATATTGCGGCGCCGGCCACCATATGATGACGGCGCGCATAAAGGTGGTGGAGTAA
- a CDS encoding b(o/a)3-type cytochrome-c oxidase subunit 1: MAQPLEKVDRRDAKLALAHLFVAFTALALGGFAGLLQTLVRSGKFELPAGVSYYTILTTHGVLLGLVLTTFFIIGFQFAAVSRTTGALSDGSRRTGWIGFWLMTIGTAMSAFFILTGKASVLYTFYAPLQAHAGFYIGLALVVVGSWVSGFGMFAHYARWRKAHRGQVSPLLAFMSVTNMVLWLVCTLGVAATVVFQLIPWSLGLTDRVNVLLSRTLFWYFGHPLVYFWLLPAYMVWYAVIPKVIGGKMFSDSLARLAFILFLLFSIPVGFHHQLLEPGISPFWKYVQVVLTFMVIIPSLMTAFAMFATFESYGRSQGATGLFGWFKKLPWGDARFFAPFVGMLFFIPAGTGGIINASHQLNQVVHNTIWVTGHFHLTVATTVVLTFFGASYWLIPHLTGRVMTKAMNRLAIIQTIVWAVGMTFMSGSMHFAGLLGAPRRSAFSTYGNSPQALEWIPYQIAQAVGGTILFIGIILILVIVINLAFFAPKGETEFPVAEAAAPYERAALALENWKLWIGLVVALILIAYTVPIIDIIQNAPPGSKGYKLW; encoded by the coding sequence ATGGCACAACCGTTGGAAAAAGTCGATCGCCGCGATGCGAAACTGGCGCTTGCCCATTTGTTCGTCGCCTTTACCGCCCTCGCGCTCGGGGGGTTCGCCGGCCTATTGCAAACATTAGTCCGTTCCGGCAAGTTTGAGCTCCCGGCTGGGGTCAGCTATTACACGATTTTGACGACGCACGGCGTCTTGCTTGGACTCGTGCTGACGACGTTTTTCATTATCGGCTTTCAGTTCGCCGCGGTCAGCCGTACAACCGGGGCGCTCTCAGACGGTTCGCGCCGGACCGGTTGGATCGGTTTTTGGCTGATGACAATCGGAACAGCCATGAGTGCGTTTTTCATCTTAACCGGCAAGGCGTCTGTCTTGTATACGTTTTATGCGCCGCTTCAGGCGCACGCCGGCTTTTACATCGGCTTGGCGCTTGTCGTCGTCGGCAGCTGGGTGAGCGGCTTTGGAATGTTTGCCCATTACGCACGCTGGCGGAAGGCGCACCGCGGTCAAGTGAGCCCGCTGCTGGCGTTCATGTCCGTGACGAATATGGTGCTATGGCTCGTCTGCACGCTCGGCGTTGCCGCGACTGTTGTCTTCCAGCTTATTCCGTGGTCGCTCGGACTCACCGATCGGGTGAACGTGCTTTTGAGCCGGACGCTGTTTTGGTATTTCGGGCATCCGCTCGTCTACTTCTGGCTATTGCCGGCGTATATGGTTTGGTACGCCGTCATTCCGAAAGTGATCGGCGGCAAAATGTTCTCCGATTCGCTCGCACGGCTGGCATTCATCTTGTTTTTGCTGTTTTCGATTCCGGTCGGCTTCCATCACCAATTGCTTGAGCCAGGGATTTCGCCGTTTTGGAAATACGTGCAAGTCGTTTTGACGTTCATGGTCATCATTCCGTCGCTCATGACCGCATTCGCTATGTTTGCGACGTTTGAATCGTACGGCCGCTCGCAAGGGGCGACCGGCTTGTTCGGCTGGTTCAAAAAATTGCCTTGGGGCGATGCTCGGTTTTTCGCGCCGTTTGTCGGGATGCTGTTTTTCATTCCGGCGGGCACGGGCGGCATCATTAACGCCTCGCATCAGCTCAACCAAGTCGTCCATAATACAATTTGGGTGACTGGCCACTTCCATTTAACCGTAGCGACGACCGTTGTCTTAACATTTTTCGGCGCATCGTATTGGCTTATTCCGCACCTGACCGGCCGGGTGATGACGAAAGCGATGAACCGGCTCGCCATCATTCAAACAATCGTTTGGGCGGTTGGGATGACGTTCATGTCCGGCTCGATGCATTTCGCCGGTCTGCTCGGCGCACCGCGACGCTCGGCGTTCTCAACGTACGGCAATTCGCCGCAAGCGCTTGAATGGATCCCGTATCAAATCGCTCAGGCGGTCGGCGGCACCATTTTGTTCATCGGCATTATTTTGATTCTCGTGATCGTCATCAACTTGGCATTTTTCGCTCCGAAAGGCGAAACGGAGTTTCCGGTCGCCGAGGCGGCCGCTCCGTATGAACGGGCTGCGCTGGCGCTTGAAAACTGGAAACTTTGGATCGGCCTCGTTGTTGCGCTCATTTTAATCGCCTATACGGTGCCGATTATCGACATCATTCAAAACGCTCCGCCGGGGTCGAAAGGATACAAATTATGGTGA